A genome region from Arthrobacter sp. V1I9 includes the following:
- a CDS encoding ATP-binding protein, translating to MTTVPVRPPLVRRSDRFLAGVCSGLAIHLGWPVKNVRVAMVLASLAGGAGVVFYAWLWIMVPTADESARRQARRPASPIAPTVSREPVPASVPRGMAPAGIGPSLRSPGAVPPGMADGGRGASADPPGARGYLSGGPAPGHASEAGRPPLFRFREMRYGKEILLGVGLLLVAGILVAQLLGVDVPLGTLIPAAAVLGGASIAWMQLDETRRAGLVDKTKADQAGGWARLAAGLALVVAGVLVMVSGSGSWEQTWLALLASVAVLGGVVLVLLPWALKFWRDLEAERAGRIRETERAEIAAHLHDSVLQTLALIQRRAANEHDVVRLARAQERELRGWLFEDPGKDAGQLSDRIKAAAAEVEDLLGNAVEVVSVGDTAVSEGHEALIQASREAMLNASRHGGGTVSVYLEASDGRAEVFIKDRGPGFDLQDVPEDRLGVRESIIGRMNRHGGTATIASTSEGTEVRLGFPAAPQDSTEGKP from the coding sequence ATGACAACCGTCCCCGTCCGCCCCCCGCTGGTCCGCCGCAGCGACCGCTTCCTCGCGGGTGTGTGCTCCGGCCTAGCCATCCATCTTGGTTGGCCGGTTAAGAACGTGCGGGTTGCGATGGTCCTGGCCTCGCTGGCCGGCGGGGCCGGCGTCGTTTTCTATGCCTGGCTGTGGATCATGGTGCCAACCGCGGACGAAAGCGCCCGCCGGCAGGCGCGCCGCCCGGCGTCGCCCATTGCCCCAACTGTGAGCCGCGAGCCCGTGCCCGCCTCCGTTCCCCGGGGAATGGCACCGGCCGGAATTGGACCGTCCTTGCGTAGCCCTGGAGCGGTGCCGCCCGGAATGGCCGACGGCGGCCGTGGCGCGTCCGCCGACCCTCCCGGTGCCCGTGGTTACCTATCGGGCGGGCCGGCTCCCGGACATGCCTCGGAGGCTGGCCGGCCGCCCTTGTTCAGGTTCCGTGAGATGCGGTACGGCAAGGAGATCCTGCTGGGCGTCGGGCTGCTCCTGGTGGCGGGCATCCTCGTCGCCCAGCTCCTGGGCGTGGACGTTCCGCTGGGCACCCTGATACCGGCGGCTGCAGTTCTCGGCGGCGCCTCAATTGCCTGGATGCAGCTGGATGAGACCCGGCGGGCCGGGCTGGTGGACAAGACCAAAGCGGACCAGGCCGGGGGTTGGGCCAGGCTAGCGGCAGGCCTGGCGCTGGTGGTGGCGGGCGTTCTCGTGATGGTGTCCGGATCGGGTTCGTGGGAACAGACCTGGCTGGCGCTGCTGGCTTCCGTGGCTGTCCTCGGCGGGGTGGTGCTGGTCCTGCTTCCATGGGCGCTGAAATTCTGGCGGGACCTGGAAGCGGAGCGGGCCGGCAGGATCCGGGAAACCGAGCGGGCCGAGATTGCAGCCCACCTGCACGACTCCGTGCTCCAGACGCTGGCACTTATCCAGCGCCGCGCCGCCAATGAGCACGACGTCGTCCGGCTGGCCCGCGCGCAGGAGCGGGAGTTGCGGGGCTGGCTGTTCGAGGACCCGGGCAAGGACGCCGGGCAGCTGTCGGACCGGATCAAGGCCGCAGCTGCCGAAGTGGAAGACCTGTTAGGCAACGCGGTCGAGGTGGTCAGTGTGGGAGACACCGCCGTTAGCGAGGGGCATGAGGCGTTGATCCAGGCCAGCCGCGAGGCCATGCTGAACGCTTCCCGCCACGGCGGCGGGACCGTCTCGGTCTACCTGGAGGCATCCGACGGCCGCGCCGAGGTCTTCATCAAGGACCGGGGCCCCGGCTTCGATCTGCAGGACGTGCCGGAGGACAGGCTCGGCGTCCGGGAGTCCATCATCGGCCGGATGAACCGCCACGGCGGCACGGCCACCATCGCCAGCACCAGTGAAGGCACGGAGGTGCGGCTGGGCTTCCCTGCCGCCCCGCAGGACAGCACGGAAGGCAAACCATGA
- a CDS encoding response regulator transcription factor: MNTTQGPGTGPVRTARSARVVIVDDHAIFRSGLKADLDPSIRVVGEAATVEQAIAVIGQERPDVVLLDVHLPGGLGGGGREVIAGSAALLSTTKFLALSVSDAAEDVVAVIRAGARGYVTKTISGAEITDAVYRVAGGDAVFSPRLAGFVLDAFGTAPADIADDELDKLSARELEVMRLIARGYSYKEVAKELFISIKTVETHVSAVLRKLQLSSRHELTKWAAERRLL; the protein is encoded by the coding sequence ATGAATACAACGCAGGGACCCGGTACAGGACCCGTCCGGACCGCCAGGTCAGCAAGGGTGGTCATTGTGGACGACCACGCCATCTTCCGCTCAGGCCTGAAGGCCGACCTCGACCCCAGCATCCGCGTGGTGGGGGAGGCAGCGACGGTGGAGCAGGCCATTGCCGTCATTGGGCAGGAGCGCCCGGACGTGGTGCTGCTGGACGTCCACCTGCCCGGCGGCCTCGGCGGCGGGGGCCGCGAAGTCATTGCCGGTTCCGCTGCCCTGTTGTCCACCACCAAATTCCTCGCCCTCAGCGTTTCCGACGCGGCCGAGGACGTTGTGGCGGTGATCCGCGCTGGAGCGCGCGGTTACGTCACCAAAACCATCTCGGGGGCGGAAATCACCGATGCCGTGTACCGGGTTGCCGGCGGGGACGCCGTCTTCTCGCCGCGGCTTGCCGGTTTTGTCCTGGACGCCTTTGGCACAGCCCCCGCGGACATTGCGGACGACGAACTGGACAAACTTTCCGCCCGGGAGCTGGAGGTCATGCGCCTGATCGCCCGCGGCTACAGCTACAAGGAAGTGGCAAAGGAGCTCTTCATCAGCATCAAGACGGTGGAAACCCACGTGTCCGCCGTGCTCCGCAAGCTGCAGCTCTCCAGCCGGCACGAACTGACCAAGTGGGCCGCCGAGCGCCGCCTCCTCTAA
- a CDS encoding pyridoxal phosphate-dependent aminotransferase: MSAARVSQRISAIAESATLAVDAKAKALKAAGRPVIGFGAGEPDFPTPDYIVQAAIEAASQPKYHRYSPAGGLPELKKAIAEKTLRDSGYAVDASQVLVTNGGKQAVYNTFATLVDPGDEVIVPTPFWTTYPEAIRLAGGVPVEVFAGPEQDYLVTVEQLEAAVTDRTKILLFVSPSNPTGSVYSPEKVAEIGKWAAAKGLWVVTDEIYEHLTYDGVPFTSIATAAPELGDKVVILNGVAKTYAMTGWRVGWMIGPADVIKAATNLQSHATSNVSNIPQMAALAAVSGPLTAVDEMKVAFNRRRKAIVAGLNAIEGVECPTPKGAFYVYADVRALLGKEFPTASGTATPQTSAELAALILDEVEVAVVPGEAFGPSGYLRLSYALGDEDLATGVQRLQDFLGKAQ; the protein is encoded by the coding sequence ATGTCTGCCGCCCGCGTTTCCCAGCGCATTTCCGCTATTGCCGAATCCGCAACCCTTGCCGTTGATGCCAAGGCGAAGGCGCTGAAGGCAGCAGGCCGGCCGGTTATTGGTTTCGGTGCAGGTGAACCCGACTTTCCCACCCCGGACTACATCGTCCAGGCAGCCATCGAAGCGGCCAGCCAGCCGAAGTACCACCGCTACTCCCCCGCCGGCGGGCTGCCCGAGCTGAAGAAGGCCATTGCGGAGAAGACCCTGCGGGACTCGGGCTACGCCGTCGACGCTTCCCAGGTCCTGGTGACCAACGGCGGCAAGCAGGCGGTCTACAACACCTTCGCCACCTTGGTTGATCCGGGCGACGAAGTTATAGTTCCCACCCCGTTCTGGACCACCTATCCTGAGGCCATCCGCCTCGCCGGCGGCGTGCCGGTGGAGGTGTTTGCCGGCCCGGAGCAGGACTACCTGGTGACTGTGGAGCAGCTCGAGGCAGCCGTTACTGACAGGACGAAGATCCTGCTGTTCGTCTCGCCGTCGAACCCCACCGGATCCGTCTACTCACCCGAGAAGGTGGCGGAAATCGGCAAGTGGGCCGCTGCCAAGGGCCTGTGGGTCGTCACCGATGAAATCTACGAGCACCTGACCTACGACGGCGTTCCCTTCACCTCGATCGCTACCGCAGCCCCCGAATTGGGCGACAAGGTTGTCATCCTCAACGGGGTGGCCAAGACCTATGCCATGACCGGCTGGCGCGTGGGCTGGATGATCGGCCCGGCCGACGTCATCAAGGCCGCCACGAACTTGCAGTCCCACGCCACGTCCAACGTCTCCAACATCCCCCAGATGGCCGCCCTCGCCGCCGTGTCCGGGCCGCTGACTGCCGTGGACGAGATGAAAGTCGCGTTCAACCGGCGCCGCAAGGCCATCGTCGCCGGCCTCAACGCCATTGAAGGTGTGGAATGCCCGACGCCGAAGGGCGCCTTCTACGTCTATGCGGACGTTCGCGCGCTGCTGGGCAAGGAATTCCCGACGGCGTCCGGCACCGCCACGCCGCAGACCTCCGCCGAACTCGCAGCCCTGATCCTGGACGAGGTTGAGGTGGCAGTGGTTCCGGGCGAGGCTTTCGGGCCCTCAGGCTACCTGCGCCTTTCGTACGCGCTTGGCGACGAGGACCTGGCCACCGGCGTCCAGCGGCTGCAGGACTTCCTCGGGAAGGCCCAGTAA